The Oryzias melastigma strain HK-1 linkage group LG20, ASM292280v2, whole genome shotgun sequence genome includes the window AAATTGGTCcaaacatttactaaaataaaacgtTAGTGTTTCAATCATCTGAacaatttaaacagaaataaaattaataatcgaaataatcaaaaaattctgcattttgttaaatatttgtacattttctttagtTATTTGGAAAAATCTTGTAACCACCACCACCAAATGTAATCATCTTTGTTGATTAAACTTTAGATCTCaatgaaatacaataaaaatagaatattcTATTACcacatctgttttaaaaaatatttttaatgtttatagaAACAAGCTCTGATGTACAAAACAGTTTTCTATTCTGAATGTttacacacttttgtgttgacattttttcttttatccccAATCCATACTTTCATTTTCCAAATCTGCTTGATACTtttagggttgctggagcctatcccagccttGGTGAAGGTCTTCACCTTTCTGTTGAAGGGCGACACATCCTTACATGTACACCTGGGACAATCTAATTGGTAAAATGACCCACAATGCATCTCTTTTTGGACTGTGGAGGAAACCAGAGTGAGAAGACAAAACCATCATTCCCCCatcaccaaatttcacactcaGCAGTCCAAAATGCACCATTCTCCTGGCAACCTCCAAGCGTGATTTATCactccagagaaggcgtctccactgctctagagtccagtggcggcatcctttttctttttctttttcacccAAATCCACATCCCCACAACATTGTACTTTAATAAagctgtttatttaaatgacttAATTCATGATCATACTTTAAAATGTCCTCTAAATATCAGTTGACTCATGCAGTTGTCTAGGCAGCATTATGGGATGTTGATTCCTGCTTAGTAATGTCAGGATCAGGAAACAAACCGAGCAAGGAAATCCTCCCGCACGTCATCTCATCGCCACCAGATGGCAGCAGAGAAGTTTGAAACACTTGGAATTTACAGATTTTACTGTAAGAGTTCTCAAACTGAAACTATGCCTTctatgataataataaaatataaaaagtcatgtttttcaCTATATTATCACATTTAACCCTCAAAATGACTAAATAGATGCTTGTAATCCTGGAAAGGGGTGCACCATGAAGATGTCCTTCAGAGTGCAGTGACCTCATCTTGGAGTGGAGACTATATTAAAAGAAGGTAAAGGACGAGTCGGATCATCATGTCGCTCAGGTACACAAAGCCTAGTGCAGTGTAAGCAGAGAGCCAGGACTGTGGCGTGTGGAAATTGCTAGTGATGGCAGACAATGCAGCAGTCCGGGGCCTGACCAGCCCTCAGAGGGACACGGGTCGCTTGACTGCGACAACAGCCCCCCGTCTCCCTCCCTTCTTTTTGTAACCTGCCATAGGATGGGCTCAGGGAGGATGCTAAAGTTTGCCATCTGCGAGGTGCTACAGTTTGCGGGCTTGTGCTTGCCGCTCTTCATCGTCATGCAGAGGTTTGCGGTGATCATCGCAAAGGTCAAAACGTCCGCTCGGCCGCCGGGCGACGGCAGCACAGCCTACTGGCTGATCGTGGCGTCCTCCATCGCCTACGTCACCTCCGCCGCTCTGCTGGTGTGGGTTCCCCTGAAGTCCCTGGTCTTCATGAAGAAGAAGTTTCTGGTCGGGAGGAAGAAGTGGTGAGTTTCCTTGCTGTGTGTGGCCCGCTCGAGTCCCAGTGCAGCACTGATGGAGTCTGAACAGGCCTGTGAAATGGTTCAGACAACACTTGGCTGGTGAATACCATGAGTAAGCAAGTCCTGCTTTTGTCTTACCCTcgtactttttttgttgtttttccctcGTCTGTTGTCCCTGTAACAGGAGGCCGGTGGCCCTCGTTTATGTGATCCTCTCCACATTACCTTGCTTTGCCTTTCTCATCGCCAGCTCTGAGGTACAGCCTGTCCCTTTGAATGTAGTATTTTACCTGTAGACTTAGATCCTTTGCAGATTTCAAAAGTAATacaaaaaatttggatttgggAGCATTTAGTCAGACAGAGCAATAAAAGGTGATGATTTGTGAGATACATTCTCAGGGGAAGAATACCCAACCGTATGGATAAGTAGCTACTGATAAGCAGCTTGGTTCCTTTTCCTGCCAGTGCTGTCAAATCATGTGTCCATGAGGCGCATTTCCACTTCCTCGTTGGCTGTGCTCTGCTGTTTTCATGTAGGACCCAGCTGACCTGCTGGCCCTGGCTTATCTGGCGTCTTTTCCATAAGAGCCATAAATTCTGCTAAGATGACCgtttttgtctgctttgttCAGTGTCCTGTCGGAGTGAAGTCCTGACTCAGGCACATGCCAGAAGTGCTTATGTAGTTTAACACTTGAGCATCGTCGCTCTCAGAGGTTAAGTGTTGAATGTAAGCATGCCTAATTATATCACTGTTTGTCCAGGTGCAGATAAATAACAGCATGAAACATGATACGTTCACAGAGCTCCCGGTGTCATTAGTCCTCTTCTCGCTCATCTGCATTGATGTCGTGGAGAGGATACGTCACTGCAGACTGACGGGCCAGGGTGAGCGCAGCACACACTCCGACCGCTACAAATCTGACATTCTTCTCTAATAGCTAAAAGAATGTGCCATGACACCCTACAGTTGTAGAGTGCACAACCTTCCAAGACTTTTGTCAACATAAAGGTTTATCCTCCAATGCAATCAGGATCTGTGGtgctactttttattttgcagtaatgtttttatttcttcctctttttacccggtttaaaagtttaagtCAAGTGAAACactcattttttatattaaaaaaagcgaAACTTCTAAGAAAAGTGCAATTTTTTGGTTTCACTACTTCAATTTTATTGATAGCTCACTTCTGCAGAAACATTACCAGGATAGTGAGAAATACAGTCACTGGTTTAGCTGGGAGAGAAAGAAGCAAGAAGGCCATATTTTGTAAAGACACCCCAGCCAAGGCCACATGGGCCCCAACTGGGTTTGTCCACAATGACTTAAGTGAGAACTCAGTTGGATTATTGCAGTGAAGCCTGACTGTTGAATAGTTTGAAGTCAAATATCTTTAATCCAAGATGCCGATTTAGGTAAACTTTTGTTTCAGGGTAAAAAGTTTCAATAACATCTCCTTGTTTGTTTTCCCCTTTGTTTCTGCAGctaatgaaataaatagagaTGCTGAAATTCCCTCCACTGTCCTCACACATGTGGAGCAGGTTACACCCATGACGCCGATTTCCCCGGCTGTTCCAGGGCCAGCCGTGCCCGGGCAAACTATGCAAAATCCAGCACAACCTGGACCGAACCGTCTAAACGACAGGAACCAGAATGGGGCAGGAGCTCGACCGGAGAGCAACGGGACAGTTCTGGGGGTTCCAGGGACAAACGGCAGACCCTTTACCATTTCAGGACTGAGCCAGGCGCCGGCTAACACCACAGCGTACGAACTGTCCCCATACACTCACACGGGGCCTTTGAGGTTCCTGTGTGCCAGCGATGCCCGAGCAGACGTGTTTGTGGACAGTTTCATGTTCTGGATGGACACAGTGGAGATGGTGAGAGTGGCAGGACACCCTCTGGTCTACTACTCAGGCTGGGTATTCCCCATCTACATCTTCAGCTACGTCTCTTGTCTGCGCGTGGTGGTGATGCCCCACAGCCCCCTGCTCTCCTCAATGGGAGTGGCCCTGCAAGACTTACCCTTCTTCTGTGTGCGCGCCGGCCTCATTGCCTTCTTTGGCTTTGTCACACCCATCCTCTACCTAATGAAGAATCTCCTGATCTGTCTCGCCTTTGTCTACTTCAATTTCATGACCAAGCTGAGGGTCTTTAACACAGAGAGGGTTTTCTTTTGAG containing:
- the LOC112151173 gene encoding transmembrane protein 236, whose translation is MGSGRMLKFAICEVLQFAGLCLPLFIVMQRFAVIIAKVKTSARPPGDGSTAYWLIVASSIAYVTSAALLVWVPLKSLVFMKKKFLVGRKKWRPVALVYVILSTLPCFAFLIASSEVQINNSMKHDTFTELPVSLVLFSLICIDVVERIRHCRLTGQANEINRDAEIPSTVLTHVEQVTPMTPISPAVPGPAVPGQTMQNPAQPGPNRLNDRNQNGAGARPESNGTVLGVPGTNGRPFTISGLSQAPANTTAYELSPYTHTGPLRFLCASDARADVFVDSFMFWMDTVEMVRVAGHPLVYYSGWVFPIYIFSYVSCLRVVVMPHSPLLSSMGVALQDLPFFCVRAGLIAFFGFVTPILYLMKNLLICLAFVYFNFMTKLRVFNTERVFF